A single region of the Arthrobacter sp. zg-Y820 genome encodes:
- a CDS encoding SDR family NAD(P)-dependent oxidoreductase: MIDNQLKGRVALVTGAGDGLGQGIARRFAQAGAAVLIAEFDDVKGQAAADSIVANGGQAAFVHCDITEKSQMDAAVQTAVDEFGSIDILVNNAYRSWGIHRVENKTDEEYEANFAMNVLGPNWAMKKAFPVMKAQQWGRIINISSLNGVNAHMGTAAYNASKEALRALTRTAAREWAPYGITANIMCPAVASAAYRNFATHQPDAAAATDAAIPMGRMGDAEADLGGVAVFLASEDSRYLTGNTLFVDGGSHINGSPWAPHLPES; encoded by the coding sequence ATGATCGACAATCAGTTGAAAGGCCGGGTGGCATTAGTGACAGGCGCCGGGGACGGGCTCGGGCAAGGAATTGCCCGCCGCTTTGCGCAAGCCGGGGCGGCTGTTCTCATCGCAGAGTTTGACGATGTTAAAGGTCAAGCCGCGGCTGATTCCATTGTCGCCAACGGCGGCCAGGCGGCCTTCGTGCATTGCGACATCACGGAGAAATCACAGATGGATGCCGCAGTCCAAACTGCGGTTGATGAATTTGGATCCATCGACATCCTCGTCAATAACGCTTACCGCAGCTGGGGCATCCACCGGGTGGAAAACAAAACCGACGAAGAGTACGAAGCGAACTTCGCCATGAACGTGCTCGGACCGAATTGGGCCATGAAAAAGGCTTTTCCCGTCATGAAAGCGCAGCAATGGGGACGCATTATCAACATCAGCTCCCTCAACGGGGTCAACGCCCACATGGGCACCGCGGCATACAATGCCAGCAAAGAAGCACTTCGCGCCCTCACCCGCACAGCCGCTCGAGAGTGGGCACCATACGGCATCACCGCGAACATCATGTGCCCCGCGGTGGCCTCAGCGGCCTACCGTAACTTCGCCACGCACCAACCCGATGCGGCAGCAGCTACTGATGCCGCGATACCCATGGGCCGCATGGGAGACGCAGAAGCCGACCTCGGAGGCGTGGCAGTGTTCCTTGCCAGCGAAGACTCAAGATACCTCACTGGAAATACCCTCTTCGTAGACGGCGGCAGCCACATCAACGGTTCTCCATGGGCTCCCCACCTTCCGGAGAGCTAA
- a CDS encoding class I SAM-dependent methyltransferase: MTETPTTNDADRELKSKLRKTWAQGNYAAVATEVIPTLGAVVVQACGVTGRDRVLDIAAGTGNAAIPAADVGANVTASDLTPELLDIGRTIAEARGSNLDWVVADAEALPFPDASFDVVLSCVGVMFAPHHQQAADELVRVCRSGGRIGLINWTPEGFIGRMFATMKPYAPPPPPGIQPPPLWGKKEHVEALFAGQVSDLRVERRALRVDRFRSPEEFLAFFKTNYGPTIAVYRSLAADPGRAAELDSDLLSLVGQFSSDPTKTVMDWEYLLLTARRL; the protein is encoded by the coding sequence ATGACTGAAACACCAACCACCAATGATGCCGACCGAGAGCTGAAAAGCAAGCTCCGGAAGACGTGGGCGCAGGGCAACTATGCCGCCGTCGCCACTGAGGTCATCCCCACGCTCGGGGCCGTTGTTGTCCAGGCCTGCGGGGTCACAGGCCGGGACCGGGTACTGGATATAGCTGCCGGCACCGGTAACGCTGCGATTCCGGCGGCGGATGTTGGGGCCAATGTGACTGCATCGGATCTTACACCGGAGCTCCTAGACATCGGCAGGACCATCGCCGAGGCCCGTGGCAGCAACCTTGACTGGGTGGTGGCCGACGCCGAGGCCCTGCCGTTTCCGGATGCATCATTCGATGTCGTACTGTCCTGTGTCGGCGTCATGTTCGCCCCGCATCATCAGCAGGCGGCCGATGAGCTTGTGCGGGTCTGCCGTTCGGGCGGGCGGATCGGACTGATCAACTGGACGCCGGAAGGATTCATCGGCCGCATGTTTGCCACCATGAAGCCCTATGCGCCTCCACCCCCGCCGGGCATACAGCCTCCCCCGTTGTGGGGGAAAAAAGAACATGTCGAGGCGCTCTTCGCGGGACAGGTCAGCGACCTTCGAGTCGAGCGTCGCGCACTGCGCGTTGACCGATTCCGTTCACCCGAGGAATTCCTTGCCTTCTTCAAGACCAATTACGGGCCCACCATTGCCGTCTATCGATCTTTGGCAGCAGATCCCGGCCGTGCGGCAGAGCTCGACTCCGACCTGCTTTCCCTGGTGGGGCAGTTTAGCTCCGATCCGACAAAAACAGTCATGGATTGGGAGTACCTCCTGCTGACCGCCAGGCGCCTCTAA
- a CDS encoding ParB/RepB/Spo0J family partition protein encodes MTEKRRGLGRGLGALIPSSAESEEASVAASAPARAGRPVDVFFPAAGDSVTPTRPAPGGARRGPGINMDALRGSGQKAAGTGSPRSQQMSVPGLDEGLGEPASAVGSEEPSTDGAADRGTGPSQPAKARPKRGQTASRAASATGAASTGEPAENGPDAAAEADNGAAVSRETLVEVPGASFAEIPVDSIHPNRKQPRSVFDEDDMAELVHSIREIGVLQPIVVRPSPEDDPEHPYELVMGERRWRASREAGLQAVPAIIRFTQDVDLLRDALLENLHRSQLNPLEEAAAYQQLLDDFGCSHEELADRIGRSRPQVTNTLRLMKLPPLVQRRLAAGILSAGHSRALLGLADAAEMEKLAQRIVAEGLSVRATEEIVSMSDGLRRPAKESKPKVGARHERLDYLATSLSDRLDTNVKITLGARKGKVSIEFASVDDLNRIMGVLAPPSN; translated from the coding sequence ATGACCGAAAAGCGTCGTGGTTTGGGACGAGGCCTGGGGGCATTGATTCCCAGCAGCGCAGAATCAGAGGAAGCCTCAGTGGCTGCCTCGGCCCCCGCTCGCGCCGGCCGACCCGTTGATGTGTTTTTCCCGGCCGCCGGTGACAGCGTGACACCGACCCGTCCGGCTCCCGGAGGTGCCCGTCGAGGACCGGGGATCAACATGGATGCACTGCGAGGTTCCGGACAGAAAGCGGCAGGCACGGGTTCACCCCGGAGCCAGCAGATGTCAGTTCCGGGTCTCGATGAGGGGCTTGGGGAACCGGCATCAGCCGTCGGTTCCGAAGAGCCTTCCACGGACGGTGCCGCTGACCGCGGCACTGGTCCGTCACAGCCGGCAAAGGCCCGCCCCAAACGGGGCCAGACGGCCTCCAGGGCGGCTTCAGCGACAGGCGCGGCCAGCACGGGGGAACCCGCCGAAAACGGCCCTGACGCGGCAGCAGAAGCCGACAACGGTGCCGCTGTTTCACGTGAAACGCTCGTGGAGGTGCCGGGGGCGTCCTTCGCCGAGATCCCGGTGGACTCCATCCACCCGAACCGGAAACAGCCCCGGTCGGTCTTCGATGAAGATGACATGGCCGAACTGGTGCATTCCATTCGGGAGATCGGTGTCCTTCAGCCGATTGTTGTCCGCCCGTCCCCGGAAGACGACCCCGAACATCCCTATGAGCTTGTCATGGGTGAGCGGCGCTGGCGGGCAAGCCGCGAAGCCGGACTCCAGGCTGTCCCCGCAATCATCCGGTTCACGCAGGATGTTGATCTGCTGCGTGACGCCCTGCTCGAGAACCTGCACCGCAGCCAGCTCAATCCCTTGGAAGAGGCGGCTGCATACCAGCAGCTTCTGGACGACTTCGGCTGCTCCCATGAAGAGTTGGCGGACCGCATCGGCAGGTCTCGCCCCCAGGTAACCAACACTTTGCGGTTGATGAAACTGCCTCCGCTGGTGCAGCGCAGGCTCGCGGCCGGGATTCTGTCGGCAGGACATTCACGTGCACTGCTCGGCCTCGCGGATGCCGCCGAGATGGAGAAGCTGGCGCAGCGAATCGTCGCTGAGGGGTTGTCCGTCCGAGCGACGGAGGAAATCGTGTCTATGAGTGACGGCTTGCGCCGTCCGGCCAAGGAAAGCAAGCCCAAGGTGGGGGCGCGGCACGAGCGTTTGGATTACCTGGCGACGTCGTTGTCGGATCGCTTGGATACCAACGTGAAAATCACCCTGGGTGCCCGCAAGGGAAAGGTCAGCATTGAATTTGCCAGTGTTGATGACCTGAATCGCATCATGGGAGTGCTGGCGCCGCCCTCCAACTGA